Proteins from one Salarias fasciatus chromosome 14, fSalaFa1.1, whole genome shotgun sequence genomic window:
- the LOC115400389 gene encoding uncharacterized protein LOC115400389: MPNGGFALESCLQPPNVAEEIMSFSEGIYCVAPAERNSPVGFFKTPKLEAMAFPVQFPTGQNTLDESRRVKLSPSSYFKSRLFSIDDRFARDSNYLFFAQFVIEVHLATNSMTIQLRKGKPMTRDGRKITSGMLQDRREVEKLVRNREAFRFMRALRGTPAYWHQKTSELFAMIRQLGTPTFFCTFSAAEMRWPEVIEAIKRQQGEDVNFEELDWSEKCDILRSNPVTAMRMFDKRVEALFRDLLLSPAQPLGKVVDFFYRVEFQHRGSPHIHCLLWVEGAPVFEKDDDQTVCDFVSRYITAQLPDPHTQPDLHKKVSEVQKHSRTHTKTCFKSVGSGCRFGFPKPPCRNVMITRPDGGKYTATAKTKLRPLNRFLNEPEAASMSLDQLLAQCDLTVAEYEFYLNELNKSSAVLLKRDPKDCWINAYNPHLLTAWDANIDVSYILNAYGCIHYLTKYITKKEAGLSEYLKTVINNSNSSNVNDSEEMKAVMQAYSKKREISAQECVARACGLKMKKCSRAVVFIPTDENPLRMSRPLSFLENTTDECTNIWMTSLADKYKNRPETPEFEEMCMAEFAATCRFVRESKGTDVFPLLNDMGFVQRRKNDKPAVIRYYRCSEERDSENFHGRLLKLYLPHRSDEDLKRSGFPTYQSFYRAGWVQLPGWNHGRSVEVIVKQNREKYEKNSEEIEKAVEEFQENQGVMDEWCNLAPQSEVVRLDYDDDAEQPHPDDPEQENVPEYSRQVDAVSEARVTREPPVIDPAVLRHMYQSLNLKQAGFFYTVREWCIHRVCGLRPEQFFYYINGGAGTGKSHLIKCIHSEASKILRNVPRHCDEVDISKPTVLLTAFTGTAAFNISGSTLHSLLKLPRSLKPPIQGLGNKLDEVRAEFLNTEILIIDEVSMVSRPLFVYVDARLKQIKGSQRPFGGVSVIAVGDFYQLPPVRHSTPLCVFDPSEIDLWHEHFQMITLTEIMRQKDDVAFAEMLNRIRVKDKSAELSEADRALIYQTVTEPALCPTDVLHIYATNKQVDAHNSARLAELFDNIITIDADDFEKDPQTGRMTRKQTPIKGGRNELPDSLQVAEGVRVMLTRNIDVQSGLVNGSFGTLVRCVSENDHVTKLGLRMDSHVSSEQNDDVVYIQREEDNLKQKGVVRRQFPIKLAFACTIHKVQGMSMQSAVVSLKNIFEPGMAYVAVSRVTSLGGLYIVDMDESKFYASQQITAALESMRQASPAEMMPLLQMRETLSRPDTLTIIHHNTEGLPAHINDIKNHHEMCLADILCLTETHLQGSFVADSLQLPGYNLFRRNRHLSYSNFPQIASRGGGGVAIYVRNHIQAREKQYLLNVTDLEFVALKLDAPVSAIIAAVYRPPNYDMTSFLANLSSLLDSLEILDCQPIIVCGDFNENLSSTAKKPILELFQTRGYAQLITASTTEKNTLLDLIFISQPDHCVQSGVLRTYHSYHDPVYCVLTFSYV, encoded by the coding sequence ATGCCCAATGGTGGCTTTGCTCTGGAATCTTGTCTTCAGCCTCCTAATGTAGCAGAGGAAATCATGTCTTTCAGTGAAGGAATCTACTGTGTTGCTCCTGCTGAGAGAAACAGTCCAGTTGGCTTTTTTAAGACCCCTAAACTTGAGGCCATGGCTTTCCCTGTACAGTTTCCTACAGGTCAAAACACCCTGGATGAGAGCAGACGTGTCAAACTATCACCCAGCAGTTACTTCAAATCCAGACTTTTCTCCATTGATGACAGATTTGCCAGAGACTCAAATTATTTGTTCTTTGCACAGTTTGTGATTGAGGTTCACCTGGCTACCAACAGCATGACCATCCAGTTGAGAAAAGGCAAACCCATGACCAGAGATGGACGAAAAATAACCTCAGGGATGCTGCAAGACAGACGTGAAGTAGAGAAACTAGTGAGAAACCGCGAGGCTTTTCGCTTCATGAGAGCATTACGTGGTACTCCGGCCTACTGGCACCAGAAAACCAGTGAACTGTTTGCCATGATAAGACAGCTGGGCACTCCCACCTTCTTTTGCACGTTTTCAGCTGCTGAGATGCGATGGCCTGAAGTGATTGAAGCAATCAAGAGACAACAAGGTGAGGATGTGAATTTTGAAGAGCTTGACTGGTCAGAAAAATGTGACATCCTGAGAAGTAATCCTGTGACAGCAATGCGCATGTTTGATAAGCGAGTGGAGGCCTTATTCAGAGATTTGCTGCTTTCGCCTGCTCAGCCACTGGGTAAAGTTGTGGACTTCTTTTATCGAGTGGAGTTTCAGCACAGAGGAAGTCCTCACATTCACTGCCTGCTCTGGGTTGAAGGTGCCCCTGTGTTTGAAAAGGATGATGatcagactgtgtgtgattttgtgtccAGATACATCACAGCTCAGCTCCCTGACCCTCACACTCAACCTGACCTGCACAAGAAAGTCAGTGAAGTCCAGAAACACAGTCGTACACACACCAAGACATGTTTCAAAAGTGTTGGCTCTGGGTGCCGTTTCGGGTTTCCCAAACCTCCCTGCAGAAACGTAATGATCACGAGACCTGATGGTGGTAAATATACTGCAACTGCAAAGACTAAGCTGAGACCTCTGAACAGATTCCTGAATGAACCTGAAGCAGCTTCCATGAGTTTAGATCAGCTTCTGGCTCAGTGTGATTTAACCGTGGCTGAATATGAGTTCtacctgaatgaactgaacaaaTCCAGTGCTGTCCTGCTGAAGCGAGATCCAAAGGATTGCTGGATCAATGCCTACAATCCACACCTGCTCACAGCCTGGGATGCCAACATCGACGTGTCCTACATCCTGAATGCTTATGGCTGTATTCATTATCTGACCAAGTACATCACCAAGAAGGAAGCTGGACTCTCAGAGTACCTGAAAACAGTGATCAATAACTCCAACAGCAGCAACGTGAATGACAGTGAGGAGATGAAAGCAGTCATGCAGGCCTACTCCAAGAAACGAGAAATCAGTGCACAAGAATGTGTTGCCAGAGCGTGTggactgaagatgaagaagtGTTCCCGAGCTGTAGTTTTCATACCAACAGATGAGAACCCTCTGAGAATGAGTCGCCCTCTGTCTTTCCTTGAGAACACCACTGATGAATGTACAAACATCTGGATGACATCTTTGGCAGATAAGTATAAGAACAGACCAGAAACGCCAGAGTTTGAGGAAATGTGCATGGCTGAGTTTGCTGCCACCTGCAGGTTTGTCCGTGAGAGCAAAGGAACAgatgtgtttccactgctgAATGACATGGGCTTtgtacagaggaggaagaacgaTAAGCCAGCTGTGATCAGATATTACCGCTGCTCAGAGGAAAGAGATTCTGAGAACTTCCATGGCAGATTACTGAAGCTGTACCTTCCACATCGATCAGATGAGGATCTAAAGAGATCAGGCTTTCCAACCTACCAGAGCTTTTACAGAGCCGGCTGGGTGCAGCTGCCAGGCTGGAACCACGGCCGGTCAGTGGAAGTGATCGtcaaacagaacagagaaaaatatgagaaaaacagtgaagagaTTGAGAAAGCTGTTGAAGAGTTTCAAGAGAATCAAGGTGTGATGGATGAGTGGTGTAACCTTGCTCCTCAGTCTGAAGTTGTGAGACTGGACTACGATGATGATGCagaacaaccacatcctgaTGATCCTGAGCAGGAAAATGTCCCTGAGTACAGCCGTCAAGTTGATGCAGTCAGTGAAGCCAGAGTGACCAGAGAGCCTCCTGTGATCGACCCAGCTGTGTTAAGACACATGTATCAGAGTCTCAACCTAAAGCAGGCTGGTTTCTTTTACACTGTGAGAGAATGGTGCATTCACAGAGTCTGTGGCCTTCGTCCAGAGCAGTTCTTCTATTACATTAATGGAGGTGCTGGGACAGGTAAATCCCATCTCATCAAATGTATTCACTCAGAAGCATCGAAGATCCTGAGAAATGTTCCACGACATTGTGACGAGGTTGACATCAGTAAGCCTACTGTCCTGCTGACGGCTTTCACTGGAACAGCAGCGTTTAACATTTCAGGTTCAACTCTCCATTCACTGCTGAAGCTTCCCAGAAGTCTCAAACCTCCAATCCAAGGTCTTGGTAACAAGCTGGATGAAGTCAGAGCAGAGTTCCTCAACACTGAAATCCTGATCATTGACGAGGTGTCCATGGTTTCCAGGCCGTTGTTTGTCTACGTTGATGCTCGACTAAAGCAGATCAAAGGCAGTCAGAGACCTTTTGGAGGAGTTTCTGTCATTGCTGTTGGAGATTTTTATCAACTTCCTCCAGTGAGGCATtccactcctctgtgtgtgtttgacccctCTGAAATCGACTTGTGGCACGAGCACTTCCAGATGATCACTCTGACTGAGATCATGCGGCAGAAAgatgatgttgcttttgcagagATGCTGAACAGGATCCGAGTCAAAGACAAGTCTGCTGAGTTGTCTGAAGCTGACAGAGCTTTGATTTATCAGACTGTAACAGAACCAGCTCTTTGTCCAACTGATGTCCTGCACATCTATGCTACAAACAAACAGGTGGATGCACACAACTCTGCAAGGCTGGCTGAACTGTTTGACAACATAATCACCATTGATGCAGATGACTTCGAGAAAGATCCTCAGACTGGCAGAATGACACGGAAACAAACACCAATCAAAGGAGGCAGAAATGAGCTACCAGACTCTCTACAGGTTGCTGAGGGCGTTCGAGTCATGCTGACCAGAAACATTGATGTGCAAAGTGGTCTTGTCAATGGAAGTTTTGGCACTCTGGTGCGGTGCGTCTCAGAAAATGATCATGTCACTAAGCTGGGTCTCCGAATGGACAGCCATGTGTCTTCAGAGCAAAATGATGATGTGGTTTATattcagagagaggaagacaaccTGAAGCAGAAAGGTGTGGTGCGCAGACAGTTCCCCATCAAGCTGGCTTTTGCATGTACCATCCACAAGGTCCAGGGAATGAGTATGCAGTCTGCTGTGGTGTCACTGAAGAACATCTTTGAACCTGGGATGGCTTATGTTGCTGTGAGCAGAGTCACTTCCCTCGGTGGACTCTACATTGTAGACATGGATGAGAGTAAGTTCTACGCCAGTCAACAGATCACTGCAGCCCTGGAGAGCATGAGACAAGCCAGTCCAGCTGAGATGATGCCCCTTCTACAGATGAGAGAAACCCTGAGCAGACCTGATACCCTGACCATCATCCACCATAACACTGAGGGATTACCGGCTCACATCAATGACATCAAGAACCaccatgaaatgtgtttggctGACATCCTGTGTCTAACTGAAACCCATCTGCAGGGCTCCTTTGTTGCAGACAGTCTTCAGTTACCAGGCTACAACCTGTTCAGACGTAACAGACACCTGTCCTACAGCAACTTCCCTCAGATTGCCAgcagaggtggtggaggagtagCCATCTATGTGAGAAACCACATCCAAGCTCGAGAGAAGCAGTATCTGCTGAATGTCACTGATCTTGAGTTTGTGGCCTTGAAGCTTGATGCTCCAGTGAGTGCTATCATCGCAGCAGTGTACAGACCTCCTAACTATGACATGACTTCTTTCCTGGCTAATCTCAGCAGCcttctggactctctggagatTCTCGACTGTCAGCCCATCATTGTCTGTGGAGACTTTAATGAAAACCTTTCATCCACAGCCAAGAAGCCCATTCTGGAGCTGTTTCAGACCAGAGGTTACGCTCAACTCATCACTGCTTCCACCACAGAGAAGAACACACTGCTGGAcctgattttcatttcacagccCGACCACTGTGTCCAGTCTGGTGTCCTGAGAACATATCACAGCTATCATGATCCTGTTTACTGTGTCCTGACTTTCAGCTACGTGTGA